One Setaria italica strain Yugu1 chromosome II, Setaria_italica_v2.0, whole genome shotgun sequence DNA segment encodes these proteins:
- the LOC101754000 gene encoding uncharacterized protein LOC101754000 isoform X1, with protein MAAEEAEGDRVIEVVSAGALYRSGGDWERKYWSSSRGKDRYPYPVGYHAVRHFSGISFTMEIQQGPRGPIFLVTSTEGDSATGETPDFAWKNLQKKTGAKVRNWQRRKSFPQKIDGAELFGFKNASVQRLLREVIVDSTGTVELKLPCSVTSEAAVPLTHKDAADVSEAEDLPVCLGIEGGTCKRSIEPSQVERPSKRVHYQDMFTSVDNRKVSTHRKANERVPAGRALLEDVSDSRCTLSLLEEVPGNSKYISCDDNLGEPSPVSSQQVGLSSGSYLSSEKTDIELAEKEVAKSMMSILLPQAIPLLKKINKKKKSKRKKKEKSTVSVRTASPHIPSDGRCQGLTVPTIIGEGISKNSSGMCDNGGSHCDMVKNGFADDDCTNVFKLGKMNGFVADSFEDDTQILGDNTSKSVDVHHHESDDACSRGPDENLKLLYGRTEGHAKLFECQVGVHDGTNAPDVVFDHEKGQYILSDSLLACLEEEFGGEDSSHPANCNQYNGIVEQLQFNDFVNGTKNGSSESMDVLYHKSIGNKLIDVCSQAITRHGSAVSKNGERLANVLHAPVHSNAHNDAAEWDKHGVSSTLTEPPSCEAKSSLLDLQDEQHTEVPAIDQKENRFHGVNYECKKSNDPLQKSNTSYHSDDVEFIDKYVAFEPSEKARHSNDGPQGESTTEVCPVGDGPNVDKGNLLGEVEECQAGCRNGNKNTIIPVCRESNVCERIPPKGEHEGFDHQQGHALSVTNCTHGLGSECTKAQARRSGHHLELVGCYLHPMPVLSIMLNTKNHSRLYIYVLCGLLESYQRSVYVYTVTKDQQDAPPCFVGYTTLLLPSLDQSSAGNISLARSGLHFTPDGQFVVLLSCIRIPFCRMQNIDCLCSVCKMGRCEDNSLKIVSVNLGYVSLVTKLLPNGTVSCILICEPNYIVACEDSRNLHIWEMVNGWSEISEQYVIPSLGNVGPSVLELRRMPKSHSLIMGHDGAGGFCLWDISKRTLLAIFAAPGNIVFQILPVGLCSLQEDIVHAPVDDIDKKLRGITISGMSRKIDQESFMTPPREDIAVWVLISSASVAEYQCDLQTKVHNARWRLALLAKKRIIMGNILDTRVTALDASGNYGFAGTHGGLLYLWELSSGRKLTGTQCFNRGPVSCVAVDAKSGAVAVTDGGCQVLLYTQDKVLTDAGTDQHMFRMDKVTVAES; from the exons ATggcagcagaggaggcggagggcgacCGCGTAATCGAGGTCGTGTCGGCGGGGGCGCTTtaccgcagcggcggcgactgGGAGCGCAAATACTGGAGCAGCTCTAGG GGCAAGGATCGGTACCCTTATCCGGTGGGTTACCATGCAGTCCGCCATTTCTCTGGGATATCCTTCACCATGGAAATCCAACAGGGGCCCAGGGGGCCGATATTCCTG GTCACATCCACTGAAGGAGACTCGGCGACAGGGGAGACCCCTGATTTTGCTTGGAAGAACCTCCAGAAGAAGACTGGGGCTAAAGTCAGGAACTGGCAGAGAAGAAAGAGCTTCCCTCAGAAGATTGATGGTGCTGAG CTTTTTGGGTTCAAAAATGCATCTGTTCAGAGATTGCTTCGTGAGGTTATAGTAGATTCAACTGGAACAGTTGAACTAAAGCTGCCTTGTTCAGTCACTTCTGAGGCTGCTGTACCGTTAACTCACAAAGATGCAGCTGATGTTTCTGAGGCTGAAGATCTGCCTGTTTGCTTGGGCATAGAAGGTGGAACTTGCAAAAGAAGTATAGAGCCAAGCCAGGTGGAAAGACCCTCTAAGAGGGTCCACTACCAAGACATGTTTACTTCAGTTGATAATCGCAAGGTATCTACTCATAGAAAGGCAAATGAA CGAGTTCCTGCAGGTAGAGCACTGTTGGAAGATGTCTCTGATTCAAGGTGCACGCTTTCGTTGCTGGAAGAAGTCCCTGGCAATTCAAAGTACATTTCTTGTGATGATAACTTGGGAGAGCCTTCCCCAGTTTCATCTCAACAAGTTGGTTTATCTTCAGGTTCTTATTTGAGCTCTGAAAAGACTGATATAGAATTGGCTGAGAAGGAAGTAGCAAAGTCTATGATGTCTATTTTGCTTCCCCAAGCTATTCCCCTTCTCAAGAAAATtaacaaaaagaagaaatccaagcgtaaaaagaaagaaaagtctACTGTTTCAGTGAGAACAGCTTCACCTCACATTCCATCTGACGGTCGCTGCCAAG GTTTAACTGTACCTACAATTATTGGTGAAGGTATAAGCAAAAATAGTTCTGGAATGTGTGACAATGGGGGCTCTCATTGTGATATGGTTAAAAATGGCTTTGCTGATGATGACTGCACAAATGTGTTTAAATTAGGCAAGATGAATGGTTTTGTTGCAGATAGTTTTGAGGATGATACACAGATTTTGGGTGATAATACATCCAAATCCGTGGATGTTCATCATCATGAATCTGATGATGCATGCTCTAGGGGACCTGATGAGAACTTAAAGTTGCTATATGGCAGAACTGAAGGTCATGCTAAACTTTTTGAGTGTCAGGTTGGTGTACATGATGGCACAAATGCACCTGATGTGGTATTCGATCATGAAAAAGGTCAATATATTTTGTCTGATTCACTCCTTGCTTGTCTAGAGGAAGAGTTTGGTGGGGAAGATAGTTCCCACCCTGCAAACTGCAACCAGTATAATGGTATTGTTGAACAATTGCAATTTAATGACTTTGTAAATGGTACAAAAAATGGCTCATCAGAATCCATGGATGTTTTGTACCACAAGAGTATTGGCAATAAATTAATTGATGTTTGTTCACAAGCTATTACTAGACATGGTTCAGCAGTTTCAAAGAATGGGGAGCGTTTAGCAAATGTCTTGCATGCTCCAGTTCATTCCAATGCACACAATGATGCTGCGGAGTGGGACAAGCATGGTGTCAGTTCAACTTTGACTGAGCCACCTTCATGCGAGGCGAAATCATCTTTGTTGGACTTGCAGGATGAACAACATACCGAAGTGCCAGCAATTGATCAGAAAGAAAATAGGTTCCATGGTGTAAACTATGAATGTAAAAAGTCTAATGATCCTCTTCAGAAGAGTAATACTAGTTACCATTCTGATGATGTTGAGTTTATTGACAAATATGTTGCTTTTGAGCCATCAGAAAAAGCCAGGCATTCTAATGATGGGCCACAAGGAGAAAGCACCACTGAAGTGTGTCCTGTTGGTGATGGACCTAATGTAGATAAAGGAAATTTGCTTGGTGAAGTGGAAGAATGTCAGGCTGGATGTAGAAATGGTAATAAGAACACAATAATACCTGTCTGTCGGGAGAGCAATGTTTGTGAACGCATACCTCCGAAGGGTGAACATGAGGGTTTTGATCACCAACAGGGTCATGCCCTTTCTGTCACTAATTGTACACATGGTTTAGGATCTGAATGCACAAAAGCACAAGCAAGAAGGTCAGGTCATCACCTAGAGCTTGTGGGATGCTACCTGCACCCAATGCCTGTCTTGTCTATCATGTTAAACACTAAAAATCATAGCAGATTATATATTTATGTATTGTGTGGCCTTCTGGAGAGCTACCAAAGATCTGTTTATGTTTATACTGTCACTAAAGACCAGCAAGATGCACCACCGTGTTTTGTTGGTTACACAACCCTTCTACTGCCCTCCTTGGACCAGTCTTCTGCAGGAAAT ATTTCATTAGCAAGATCTGGTTTGCATTTTACTCCTGATGGTCAGTTTGTGGTCCTCCTGAGCTGCATCAGAATACCTTTTTGCAG GATGCAAAACATTGATTGCTTGTGCTCGGTTTGCAAGATGGGCCGATGCGAGGATAATTCTTTGAAAATTGTATCTGTTAACTTGGGTTATGTTTCACTTGTAACTAAATTGTTGCCAAATGGGACAGTGTCATGCATTTTGATCTGTGAACCAAATTACATTGTAGCTTGTGAAGACAGCAGAAACTTGCATATCTGGGAGATGGTCAATGGATGGAG TGAGATATCTGAGCAGTATGTGATTCCTAGTTTGGGTAATGTGGGTCCTTCTGTACTGGAGCTTAGAAGAATGCCAAAAAGCCACTCTCTCATTATGGGCCATGATGGTGCAGGTGGATTTTGTTTGTG GGACATCTCCAAGCGCACACTATTGGCAATTTTTGCAGCTCCCGGAAACATTGTCTTCCAGATTCTGCCAGTAGGTCTCTGTAGTTTGCAGGAGGATATTGTTcatgctccagttgatgacattGATAAAAAACTACGAGGGATCACGATCAGTGGCATGTCTAGAAAAATTGACCAGGAGTCCTTTATGACGCCACCAAGAGAAGATATAGCAGTTTGGGTACTGATTTCTTCTGCTTCAGTAGCTGAGTATCAATGTGATCTTCAAACCAAGGTGCATAATGCACGATGGAGGCTAGCTTTGCTAGCAAAGAAGAGAATTATTATGGGGAATATTTTGGATACAAG aGTAACTGCTTTAGATGCCTCCGGTAACTATGGATTCGCTGGAACACATGGCGGTCTGCTGTATTTGTGGGAATTGTCTTCTGGGAGAAAACTGACTGGTACACAGTGTTTTAACC GTGGGCCAGTCTCCTGTGTTGCTGTTGATGCCAAATCAGGTGCAGTGGCAGTGACTGACGGTGGATGCCAGGTATTACTTTACACTCAGGACAAGGTACTAACTGATGCAGGGACAGATCAGCACATGTTTAGGATGGATAAAGTAACCGTTGCAGAAAGCTAA
- the LOC101754000 gene encoding uncharacterized protein LOC101754000 isoform X2, which produces MAAEEAEGDRVIEVVSAGALYRSGGDWERKYWSSSRGKDRYPYPVGYHAVRHFSGISFTMEIQQGPRGPIFLVTSTEGDSATGETPDFAWKNLQKKTGAKVRNWQRRKSFPQKIDGAELFGFKNASVQRLLREVIVDSTGTVELKLPCSVTSEAAVPLTHKDAADVSEAEDLPVCLGIEGGTCKRSIEPSQVERPSKRVHYQDMFTSVDNRKRVPAGRALLEDVSDSRCTLSLLEEVPGNSKYISCDDNLGEPSPVSSQQVGLSSGSYLSSEKTDIELAEKEVAKSMMSILLPQAIPLLKKINKKKKSKRKKKEKSTVSVRTASPHIPSDGRCQGLTVPTIIGEGISKNSSGMCDNGGSHCDMVKNGFADDDCTNVFKLGKMNGFVADSFEDDTQILGDNTSKSVDVHHHESDDACSRGPDENLKLLYGRTEGHAKLFECQVGVHDGTNAPDVVFDHEKGQYILSDSLLACLEEEFGGEDSSHPANCNQYNGIVEQLQFNDFVNGTKNGSSESMDVLYHKSIGNKLIDVCSQAITRHGSAVSKNGERLANVLHAPVHSNAHNDAAEWDKHGVSSTLTEPPSCEAKSSLLDLQDEQHTEVPAIDQKENRFHGVNYECKKSNDPLQKSNTSYHSDDVEFIDKYVAFEPSEKARHSNDGPQGESTTEVCPVGDGPNVDKGNLLGEVEECQAGCRNGNKNTIIPVCRESNVCERIPPKGEHEGFDHQQGHALSVTNCTHGLGSECTKAQARRSGHHLELVGCYLHPMPVLSIMLNTKNHSRLYIYVLCGLLESYQRSVYVYTVTKDQQDAPPCFVGYTTLLLPSLDQSSAGNISLARSGLHFTPDGQFVVLLSCIRIPFCRMQNIDCLCSVCKMGRCEDNSLKIVSVNLGYVSLVTKLLPNGTVSCILICEPNYIVACEDSRNLHIWEMVNGWSEISEQYVIPSLGNVGPSVLELRRMPKSHSLIMGHDGAGGFCLWDISKRTLLAIFAAPGNIVFQILPVGLCSLQEDIVHAPVDDIDKKLRGITISGMSRKIDQESFMTPPREDIAVWVLISSASVAEYQCDLQTKVHNARWRLALLAKKRIIMGNILDTRVTALDASGNYGFAGTHGGLLYLWELSSGRKLTGTQCFNRGPVSCVAVDAKSGAVAVTDGGCQVLLYTQDKVLTDAGTDQHMFRMDKVTVAES; this is translated from the exons ATggcagcagaggaggcggagggcgacCGCGTAATCGAGGTCGTGTCGGCGGGGGCGCTTtaccgcagcggcggcgactgGGAGCGCAAATACTGGAGCAGCTCTAGG GGCAAGGATCGGTACCCTTATCCGGTGGGTTACCATGCAGTCCGCCATTTCTCTGGGATATCCTTCACCATGGAAATCCAACAGGGGCCCAGGGGGCCGATATTCCTG GTCACATCCACTGAAGGAGACTCGGCGACAGGGGAGACCCCTGATTTTGCTTGGAAGAACCTCCAGAAGAAGACTGGGGCTAAAGTCAGGAACTGGCAGAGAAGAAAGAGCTTCCCTCAGAAGATTGATGGTGCTGAG CTTTTTGGGTTCAAAAATGCATCTGTTCAGAGATTGCTTCGTGAGGTTATAGTAGATTCAACTGGAACAGTTGAACTAAAGCTGCCTTGTTCAGTCACTTCTGAGGCTGCTGTACCGTTAACTCACAAAGATGCAGCTGATGTTTCTGAGGCTGAAGATCTGCCTGTTTGCTTGGGCATAGAAGGTGGAACTTGCAAAAGAAGTATAGAGCCAAGCCAGGTGGAAAGACCCTCTAAGAGGGTCCACTACCAAGACATGTTTACTTCAGTTGATAATCGCAAG CGAGTTCCTGCAGGTAGAGCACTGTTGGAAGATGTCTCTGATTCAAGGTGCACGCTTTCGTTGCTGGAAGAAGTCCCTGGCAATTCAAAGTACATTTCTTGTGATGATAACTTGGGAGAGCCTTCCCCAGTTTCATCTCAACAAGTTGGTTTATCTTCAGGTTCTTATTTGAGCTCTGAAAAGACTGATATAGAATTGGCTGAGAAGGAAGTAGCAAAGTCTATGATGTCTATTTTGCTTCCCCAAGCTATTCCCCTTCTCAAGAAAATtaacaaaaagaagaaatccaagcgtaaaaagaaagaaaagtctACTGTTTCAGTGAGAACAGCTTCACCTCACATTCCATCTGACGGTCGCTGCCAAG GTTTAACTGTACCTACAATTATTGGTGAAGGTATAAGCAAAAATAGTTCTGGAATGTGTGACAATGGGGGCTCTCATTGTGATATGGTTAAAAATGGCTTTGCTGATGATGACTGCACAAATGTGTTTAAATTAGGCAAGATGAATGGTTTTGTTGCAGATAGTTTTGAGGATGATACACAGATTTTGGGTGATAATACATCCAAATCCGTGGATGTTCATCATCATGAATCTGATGATGCATGCTCTAGGGGACCTGATGAGAACTTAAAGTTGCTATATGGCAGAACTGAAGGTCATGCTAAACTTTTTGAGTGTCAGGTTGGTGTACATGATGGCACAAATGCACCTGATGTGGTATTCGATCATGAAAAAGGTCAATATATTTTGTCTGATTCACTCCTTGCTTGTCTAGAGGAAGAGTTTGGTGGGGAAGATAGTTCCCACCCTGCAAACTGCAACCAGTATAATGGTATTGTTGAACAATTGCAATTTAATGACTTTGTAAATGGTACAAAAAATGGCTCATCAGAATCCATGGATGTTTTGTACCACAAGAGTATTGGCAATAAATTAATTGATGTTTGTTCACAAGCTATTACTAGACATGGTTCAGCAGTTTCAAAGAATGGGGAGCGTTTAGCAAATGTCTTGCATGCTCCAGTTCATTCCAATGCACACAATGATGCTGCGGAGTGGGACAAGCATGGTGTCAGTTCAACTTTGACTGAGCCACCTTCATGCGAGGCGAAATCATCTTTGTTGGACTTGCAGGATGAACAACATACCGAAGTGCCAGCAATTGATCAGAAAGAAAATAGGTTCCATGGTGTAAACTATGAATGTAAAAAGTCTAATGATCCTCTTCAGAAGAGTAATACTAGTTACCATTCTGATGATGTTGAGTTTATTGACAAATATGTTGCTTTTGAGCCATCAGAAAAAGCCAGGCATTCTAATGATGGGCCACAAGGAGAAAGCACCACTGAAGTGTGTCCTGTTGGTGATGGACCTAATGTAGATAAAGGAAATTTGCTTGGTGAAGTGGAAGAATGTCAGGCTGGATGTAGAAATGGTAATAAGAACACAATAATACCTGTCTGTCGGGAGAGCAATGTTTGTGAACGCATACCTCCGAAGGGTGAACATGAGGGTTTTGATCACCAACAGGGTCATGCCCTTTCTGTCACTAATTGTACACATGGTTTAGGATCTGAATGCACAAAAGCACAAGCAAGAAGGTCAGGTCATCACCTAGAGCTTGTGGGATGCTACCTGCACCCAATGCCTGTCTTGTCTATCATGTTAAACACTAAAAATCATAGCAGATTATATATTTATGTATTGTGTGGCCTTCTGGAGAGCTACCAAAGATCTGTTTATGTTTATACTGTCACTAAAGACCAGCAAGATGCACCACCGTGTTTTGTTGGTTACACAACCCTTCTACTGCCCTCCTTGGACCAGTCTTCTGCAGGAAAT ATTTCATTAGCAAGATCTGGTTTGCATTTTACTCCTGATGGTCAGTTTGTGGTCCTCCTGAGCTGCATCAGAATACCTTTTTGCAG GATGCAAAACATTGATTGCTTGTGCTCGGTTTGCAAGATGGGCCGATGCGAGGATAATTCTTTGAAAATTGTATCTGTTAACTTGGGTTATGTTTCACTTGTAACTAAATTGTTGCCAAATGGGACAGTGTCATGCATTTTGATCTGTGAACCAAATTACATTGTAGCTTGTGAAGACAGCAGAAACTTGCATATCTGGGAGATGGTCAATGGATGGAG TGAGATATCTGAGCAGTATGTGATTCCTAGTTTGGGTAATGTGGGTCCTTCTGTACTGGAGCTTAGAAGAATGCCAAAAAGCCACTCTCTCATTATGGGCCATGATGGTGCAGGTGGATTTTGTTTGTG GGACATCTCCAAGCGCACACTATTGGCAATTTTTGCAGCTCCCGGAAACATTGTCTTCCAGATTCTGCCAGTAGGTCTCTGTAGTTTGCAGGAGGATATTGTTcatgctccagttgatgacattGATAAAAAACTACGAGGGATCACGATCAGTGGCATGTCTAGAAAAATTGACCAGGAGTCCTTTATGACGCCACCAAGAGAAGATATAGCAGTTTGGGTACTGATTTCTTCTGCTTCAGTAGCTGAGTATCAATGTGATCTTCAAACCAAGGTGCATAATGCACGATGGAGGCTAGCTTTGCTAGCAAAGAAGAGAATTATTATGGGGAATATTTTGGATACAAG aGTAACTGCTTTAGATGCCTCCGGTAACTATGGATTCGCTGGAACACATGGCGGTCTGCTGTATTTGTGGGAATTGTCTTCTGGGAGAAAACTGACTGGTACACAGTGTTTTAACC GTGGGCCAGTCTCCTGTGTTGCTGTTGATGCCAAATCAGGTGCAGTGGCAGTGACTGACGGTGGATGCCAGGTATTACTTTACACTCAGGACAAGGTACTAACTGATGCAGGGACAGATCAGCACATGTTTAGGATGGATAAAGTAACCGTTGCAGAAAGCTAA